The Spinacia oleracea cultivar Varoflay chromosome 2, BTI_SOV_V1, whole genome shotgun sequence DNA segment ACCGCTTTCGGCACCAGACCTCCGCCTTCTGATCCACCGTCTCGACGCCCATTCTCAGCACATCAAATCCACAGTCCAATCCTACCTTCTCTCTCATCACTCTCACTTTGCCgatctcctctctctctcctcctccaccTTCTCcgactctctttctctctcctccaacctccactctcttctctctctcttctcccaCGGCAATGATCATCGTCAGATTCTGTCGCTTTTGAAGGAGATTCAATCCACGGTTGCTGATTTAGATGCGACGAAGAACCAAGCATCAATTATGAGGGTGATTGTGAAGTTGAGTGAGAATTTGGGGAATGTGAAGGAATTGATGAGGATTGGAGATGTTTTTGCGGCCGCGAAATGTGTTAAGAATTTGAAGACGGCGTTGAGGGTTGGAGATGTtgacgaggagagagaaaatgaggaaGTTGTGGTTTATGGTTTGCTCAGGAACCAATGGTTGCTCTGCTTTGAGGAGGTATATTTTTGTTGGTCAgggtttcaattttcaatttcattttgttttttatttatcGTTTGGGGTTTTTATTGGTGTTTTTTTAATGATGATTGGTCTTTTTATAGACGAATTGCATTTGGGTTTGTAGATTCAAGATTTGCTTGTCAAGTTTATGAACAATGCGGTGAGTTATGACACTGATTTTGGCGGAATTCGGGTTGTTTATCGCTCCGGCGTTGGTGAGGCTCATGGCGTCGAGCTTCGTACTGTTATGGAAGCCATGGATGTAAGTTTCTGTTTGTTCAATGCAGTGAGATGTTTTTGCCTGTAAAGGCTGTAATGTGCTGTTTAAATCTTTATTCTTGACTAACTGAGTGTATGAATGTATGATGATATTCATTAGCAAACTCGCTACCTTTAGTGTTTGATTTGAGTATTCCATGGCTGACTTGAGGATTCATTTAGCTGCCATTTCCTAGAGTTTATAGTTTTCAATTGTCATTTCCCAGGCGCTAGGAATACTTGATTATGGGCTTGCAAGGACCGCCGACTTATTCATCAAGCATGCCATTGCTCCTGCATTGAATTTTAACTCCCCCGTTTCGTTTCTGGAAGAATCTAGTGGTAGCTTGGTCGAGGGCAGTGACAAAATCTTGAAGATAGTCTCAAGTTCAGAGTCGAAGGTAACATCAATGATATAACTACTAGCATAATAAATTTGGTCCCTTTTCACTCCGCAAATTGTATGTATATTGAGTGCCAAAGCGGACAAGCAAGATATAAGAAATCAGGAAGAGCATTAAAGAATTTGGTGATTGGTAAATTTTAATTAGTTAGTAACACACTAAAACAATAGACTATGTTATTCAAGGGAAAGAATGCAGCATGCTATAACCTGTTAGATTGACCCCCTTTTTTTGATGTAGACAGACGACATTGATAGCGATGCTCTATTCTCAAGAATGACGATAGTTGTTAAGTTTATCCACCAGTATATATGTCTTGAAAATGATCCTTGGATGCGTTGTTTCGGAAGGTTGACGTGGCCAAGAATGTCTGATCTTATTATTTCTAACTTCCTCTCAAAGGTAAACACTTCAGCTTTGTCATCCATGTTTCACTCATGCTCAACTTCACTGCATGCATCATGTAAATACTTTTTTCCATGTATGTTGATCGCTGGTTGGTGTGGGccgtgggggggggggggatgatGTTCACCTGATACCCTATCTCTAGGTTTGATTGCTAGAGCTTCAGCGGGAACTCATAGTCTCATACTTTTCGCTGGtcttttgtttttatttctttCAGTTTAGCCTGACCTCTCTTTGCAGTGTTGACTCTTTTGTATTCTGTATTCCCAGGTTGTCCCTGATGATGCTTCAAAGTTAGTTGATTTTCAGAAGATCATGAACTCTTCTTCTGAATTTGAGACTGTTTTAAAGGAGGTTATGTTCATTTCTGACTCTGATAAGAATGATGAAAGATTAAGCAACTTTGCTGATAACGTGGAGGTGCACTTTGCTGTgaggaaaaagagagaaatgCTGGCAAATGCTAGACAGTTGATTCTACAATGTGACTTTACTGTTCCAGAAGTAAGTCTCATTCAACCCGTCTTATATCTTTGTGCTCATCTGCTGGAATTACGTACTAACAATTAGCTCTCAGGAGTTTAGCAGCAAAGGACCGAAGTTCAGAAATAACAGATACAATGACTGTGCTGTCAATTTGCTTTTTTCGTCAGAGAGGTGTATAGTGTCCCTTGCTGCTTGTCAGTTGATGAAGTTGGTGCATCAAACACTTAAAGTAAGATAGTTATTTATGGCTATTATTCTGACTTGGTTCACTTGTTTATATTAGTCATTATTTATAATCACACTAAGCTTTCATTTTGGGCAAATTATGATGGAATTGTACCTAACAGTGGTTTTTTTGATGTAAAAGTATCACAATTAGTATGTTTTCTGAATGTGATACATGGATCATTCTGATTAGCTGATAAACCCCATGAAATTTTAAACTTGACATGTTTAAGAGTTACTTCACATGAACATTTTGCTTCACCATTTTATCACAGTTATACCTACTATCCCAGATCACTGACTCTGGGCTGGATTAATATCTTGTTGATTGCATGTTATAAGACGGCATATACGACTTGTTGATAATTCGTGTTTGTAGGATGTTTGTTTGTCATCCCCAAGAGTGGCGTTGGAATTCTATCATGCTGCAAGGGATGTTCTGTTGCTGTATGAAGCTACCATTCCAATTAAGGTATTCATGTTGTGGACTTTTTAAATCATTGATGTGAGAACTTCAGCATCATCAATGACCATTACATGCCTAGAAGTCTTTCCGAGCTGTGACATCATGTATAGGCGCAAATGTGCAACATGTCTGAAATATTTGGATACAGTACTATTTCCCTTATATACCTGGCACCTTTTTAACATTAGCAAAGACGTGCATGGTATTCAGAATTTGCACTTCGCTTTTTAATAACTTTTTGAGAGAGTTAAGAGTTGGTGGCttctaaaatttaatttttgctatgCGTAATTTAGTTGCTGTTGAAACTAGGATTTATCGTCAGGGAATTTTTATGGTTGTTAATGTTTTACTTGCCCACCATCTCCTGTGGCTAGAAGACACTTTTCCCCTAAAACAGATACCTGTAGGTTTAATCTTATTTCCGTCCACCATAAATTAGGCTTGCGAATTTTGGTATGGGCATCAAGTGTAACCTTTGTCTTGAATAGTCCTCCATTGAGTTTCAAACTTTTATCATTACAGATTATATTATATGCTTGTACTACTTATGTCGCTCTTACACTGTTTCACAATGATTTTGAACCCccaaagtttattttttttaacagtTTTTATACTTTGCCATGGTAAACAGAATGGGaatgttttagtttcttaatggttgtttgtgtaattgtgtgtgtgtgtggggggggTGGGGGGTTTGAGGTGGTGATGGAGGCATCCCAAAGTATGATTGTTACTTATCTTTTTTTCTTAACTTCTGAAGTTAGAGCGACAACGAGACATCATCAACCAGGCTGCTGTTCTTATGCACAATGATTGTCTTTATCTCTCCCAGGAAATTCTGGGCCTGGCATTTGAGGTAGGAAGAAATGTTTGCTGTTGTAGTAAGTCCTGAATTATCGCTCCCGGCAACCTTTTATAGCATAAAGCCAAACTAGAGTAAAAAATTTCTGTTTGTTTTAGTCAAGCACAGTGAACTGAAGACTGGACTATCTAAAAGGCTTGTTTTTCTAATGCAATCTTATCCTTGTTTTCAGTACCGACCAGACTTTCCTAGCTTCTTAAAAGAGCATGCTGTATTTGTTGATATAGCTCCTAGGTTGCAGCTGTTGGCAGAAGACATTCTCCAGCAGCACATTCAAGTTACTATTTCAAACTTGAAGGAAGTATGGGTTGCTTTCATATTGATACAAGTTGTTTTGATTTATTTCGTATCTGCTGTCTGAACTTTAACCACCACATAagttaatgtttattttttacCATGTCATGATTTTCAGGCTGTAGATGGTGCTGATGGATTTCAGAATACTCACCAAATGCCGCAATACGAGTCTGTGAAGTTCAGTTTAGAACGGGTAATAAACCATATATTTGGTGGCAAGACTATTCTTCTTTGTATTGACAAACACTATCTTCTACTTACATTGCCTTTGTGATGATCTCAAATTATTTGTATTTATCAGGTTATTTTCATCATTGAGAAAGTTCGCATTCTGTGGGAGCCTGTCTTACTACCTTCAACTTACAAAAGGTGTATGTGTATGGCTCTGGAATCAGTCTTCTCAAGAATTTCGCAAGACATACTCCTCTTAGATGATATAGCTGCTGAAGAGTCTCTTCAAGTGCgtaaaaccttttttttttttgaaatgtaagcaaaaataaattaattgatGATTTTATCCTTGTATTTTCAGCTTCAAAGACTGATTCAATCGTTGCTGGAGAGTCTGGCACCATTGCTTGAGGCCCTCACCACTATTAAAAATGATAAGAATTCTGATCAGAGCTATTCACGTCCACTCGAAGCTGACATCCCATCCTTGGGAAAAATCCTAAAACTGGCTGGTATAgtaccctctctctctctctctctctctccaccTCAAGTCATGATAACCCCATTGTAGAGATGGGCAAAACCATCCAATCTCAAGGGTTTTGATTGCAAGTAGTCTAAACGCCCCAATTTATGTCGGGGATGTAATGAAAAAACACATGAGATTTGATCTATTTTGTCCcatctttaaaaaaaagtcaCAAGGTTTATGCAACTGTCGTTGTTTGATATTGTTTTTATGGTATTTATTAGAACTTCTGGACATGCCATTGAAGTCCATCACTGAAGCTTGGGAAATCGGAGACTTGTATGGTTGTGGATTTATTTTAACAGAGGTATAATGCTAGTTTCTGTGCAAGGAAAACTGTGTTTTTGGAGTGGTTTATAGTTTTTACAAAATGCTGAACTGCTGATTGTTGCAGGTTGTAGATTTTATCAAAGCCCTATTTACGGACTCGCCCTTGCGGAAAGATTGCTTGACCAGAATATACAGAATCAACTTCTAGAAGGATGTTGTTGTATTATGAAACATGAATTTAGTACACCTAAACAGTCTCCTCAATACTAGAACTGCGGAGTACACCACTTTATTTCTAGGGCATATTTGTTGTAAATACATATCCCTGTAATATGTATTTTCTGAAGAAAATTTTGTCACAGAATGAAATGTTTAGTGCTTGCAGAAAGTAATGAAGTTGCCATGACaacaaataaatgaagaaattaTTTTAGTAGCTACAAAATTAGCAGAGTAAAAACAGAAGTGCATGAggagaaaaagaacaaaaaaaaaaaaaaaaatgaatcaaTAGTTGAAGTTTAGTTGATATTTTATTGGGCAACTTTTGTCTAAGAACGCCTCACTAAGAAAAGACTGTGTGCCATGTCGATGtcatcatttttttaaaaaaattaaaattttcttttttctctaaaaaaagttaaaaatttgTTTTGTTAGTACCAACTAAATTAGTGTAAATCAtgactaaaattcagaaaaccaTAACTAAAAAAACTCATAATAAAAACTCAGAAGTACgtaaataaaacataaaaatcttaactaaaactcaaaaaatcttaacttaACTCAGAAAGTCTTAATTAAAACtcggaaaatattaactaaaactcaaaaaatcttaattaaaactcataaaatcgtAACTGAAACTCAATCATTTTTAACTAAAACTCGGTAAATCTTCGCTAGAACTCAGAAACACCTAactaaaaactcataaaatattaactaaatctcataaaatattaactaaaactcagatttttttttttttagtattaACCAAACTATTGTGAACACTAGATTTAagctcgtgcgatgcacgattttgTTGTTAATATTGTGTTAGATAAATATGCGTAGGTGAaacatataaaaataaaaatttcattaaCCACacaaaagaaattaaaacaaatttgaCACAATCCCACCCCATGAACATTACACTCACTTTTCTACTACGGTGTATAttgtattattgaatctatTTTACATGGCTTAACATTGCACTTACTTTTCTCGTCCcacaaacataaataaataactcaTTTGCATTACTACTAATAATGACCAAatcatttaaaggtttaattgAACGAATAAATATTACATATCATTTGACATGTTTAATTTTCTTTCAATCCCAAGATAAGTATGCGTATGTTATCGGTTTGGGTGCCCAATTGACTCCCAATTGAGCCTGCAGCCCAAAAGTCCAAAAGGCTACAACAACAACATACAAGCCACTTACCGTTCAAAGGCTAATCAGCCAATCACATGGCCCAAGGCCCATCaagtaataaatgacctatgaggcatttactacacaaacactataaataagccgtcaaGGCTCATATGGgcaccaaggcccaaggccatTAGGTCGTTGTTGCATGTGCTGTCAGCCTATACTCGTGCACGTTGCGGGCTTGCGTGTAGCCTGTTGCACTAGCGCGCATATATGTGGTCTTGTGGCCCATGCCACACACAACTCATGGCTCCGAGACCCATGGTTGTGCGCTAGAGTGTGCGATCTTAGGTCGATCTAAACTTTTCAATTACTTAATATCCTTGAGTATAGTACCCTATTTCCTATATCCAAAGTAGGATACCTACTCCGACAATCTTGATGCTGATTACCTATAATGGTTTCAGATAGTGCTatggtaaaattataaaaagaaaaagagaaagaaagagaaaacaaCGTATGTAAATTATATGCAATTCGTAACTTTTAACTTTTATGATGAAAGAATTAGCTAACATCACTCATTCAAATTATTTGGTTTAAAATCTCAGTATAAACTTATAAAATCGTGCAATTGCATGAGTTTTATACTATTTAAACTCCTATAAGAGATAGAAAAGCAACAAACGGAGTTTTAGTTGCATTCCAACTAAAAAATATTGAAAACAGAGTTTTAATTTGGAATGACTCAAAATAAGGATGAAAAGCGTAAAACAGAGTTCTAGTTCggaaataaaaccggattaaaATGGATAAAACGCGTGGAAAATAAAACGTGCGCAAGAAAATTCTTGCGCAGAGGGCCCAATGCAATAATTTGTTCGCGCCAAAATCAACGCGCAAGAAATATTTCGCGCCCTTATTTCAGTCTAACTCAAATACAAATTCCGAAGCAGATCTGACGCATAGGACTGTGCGTGAGAAATTTCTCACGCTTAGGTGTCGTGGACGAGAATTTATTCGCGCACATAACCTTTTTAACAGTTCTCAAACTGCGAATATCCCTATCTTTCACGGCACTCTTTTCCTATTAATAAGACCTCAAACCAGCCGAGTAAATGGCACAAAATCAATTCTCATACTACACACAATTTAAGCGTAAGTCTAAGCCTTCCGTACGTCCCTATAATCGTCTCGTATATTCCGTAGTTCCTctgtattaactcttgttaagcggaACTCTGCCCGTATAAGCACTTAAACTAAGCCTGAATCCTGCCTAAGAGTCTAGTCAAGTCAAGGAAAGTACGTTGCGTAAAAGGAAAACGAGTAAagacaagtggttagttttctgaaaaccgcaatatagccaaaactatattgtaacgtgccataatctattttattgctttagtCACCATTATAAATCTGTCAACATtgatttgattatttataacACCTAAAAAGATATTCTTTGGACAATCTAGATTCttgttaggtaccttaaatcaatctaaatcatatttCGACATTGTTTAGTTAattatttgtgcattaaaagcaattcagattagtaatgtagtataATGCATGTCCCGTCATCgttacattgaactagtaaggaccgacCGCTTCAtgggctaatgttgggcacttcccgtattagtaaatgtcaccagaaccctcaatctctactccgctagatgtatgttgagcgatctccacatcaaggatcacaagggaacctgcGACCGTTACGTTGTGGTCAAATACGTGAGCTTGGCTTAAAAGTTGCTACTTCTGtatcacaataaccgggttttgtcatttttcttCATTGTCATTGAAAACTGATTGGCGACTCCAAAgtctagtaaaaagaggctaacgcccacagttagtttCATTTTACTTAATATTGTTTGCCACACATCCGTGAGGGAGAACGAAAGAGACCCTAAACCCGTCTTTTTCTGACCCCCCCAGTCTTTAGACATTACACAAgtttaaaatgcataagtttatACAATAGCACAAGCTCAAAGCCTCAAAGTGAATAAATCTTTACTATCCAATGGTGGCGGAAATTTGATGGTGGCCTAAGTTGGTTGTGGCCAAAAATATGTTAGGAAAGTTGGAGGTGGAAGAAGGTAATTAAAAGGCAAATAGTACAAGAGAAACTCAGAAAAGTAAACATATGAGGGGTATATGAGTAAACCGATTGGATGGTTTTGTGTAACACGAGACGGTGTTTAGTAAGCCAAAAAGACCAAATTGGTTTGGACAGGTTCCGAATGATGAGGTAGTCCAAGCggatatctgatatgtgtggtAACACACATATTACCCACAACAAAACAAACTAGGGAAAATTGCAAGAGGAAAAGACAAAACACAAAAATCAGAACCAAaaaataagagagagaaagaggaaaaAAGTAAAGAGAGAATGAGAAAAAAATATAGAGCGAGAAGGAGACGacagtagagagagaaagtgacaaagtggagagagaaagtatcattttttttttaaaagtatcatttcttaaacaaaaacaaataccATTCCTTTTAAAACAAGTACCTTAATACCGTTTCTTTAAAAAAgaaatagtacaatttctttaaaaaacaatggtggtgtttggttgttagaggATTGGCAAAAAATTAGAGGATTTGGCCAATTTAGAGGTTTGACCAATTCAAACCTCTAATCTAGGTGTTTGGAAGTAAGAGGATTGAAATAGAGGATTGGGATGAATCCTCTAGTTTCAAAAAAGTTGCTCCAATGAGGTTTTTCAATTAGAGGATTAGCTAAGATAAAAAGACAATTTAGTCATCAAGTTGCAAAAATTACACCCATATCAATCATGCCCATACATTTATCATTAGATTCATCGATTCGCAATAGCTTAATCAAATAATTACAATGAAGGTAACAACCCTTGCAACAACATTAACAATAGTAGAACAATACAAAATGTCAAAAATATTTGAGATCGACTCGAACTTTTAAACATCTTGATCGTCCAATGAACCTTCTATTACCGCTTAATAAGTCCTTATATTTattaaacttatcttatttgagtTTAACAACCTTGTTAGATGAATCATGAATGATTTGTAATGctcaacttattttgacttattataGCCaaaaaattaatgtgaagataaattcaaataagttcagatatatTAGACAAAATGCTTTTAGTGTGACTTTAGAGAAATTAAATAAGTGATtttagaatgaaaaaaaaaaacatgcacAAAATTATAACACGGTGCTTACCTTTTCATTATTCACTTTAATACTTAAATTTGTTACTTTGCTtaccttttattttatattatttaactagATATTTATTTCTTAAATAGATGATGTATAATATagtaatgaaaaaaaaaattgagtttctTACAAGAGTGTAATgtaaactttttttttcctcttaGTTATTTCTATTTTGCAAATTAGACATTTAATGatttattttcataaaagttgttagtgggattaacaaattttcaattttatataAATGTTTAATTATTTCATGTTAATATATTTTACATAACCAACTAATACAATCAGCTAGTCAACCCAGCTAATAACAACAGTTAGTCAAAACTGCTAATACAATTCGCTACAACTAACAACTAACCGCTATTTACCAAACACCACCATTATCTTTGTGGAGCGCTAAAAgccgccccatattactcaaagCCGCCCCATTCATTTACCCATATACCCTCCTATATTTACCCTCCATTTTCAACAATTACCATCCTCATTTACCTTTTACTTTCCCACCCCAATCTTGACCGGCCACCACCACCGGATATCACCGTCGCCGGAAACCACCGCCGGCTGCCACCGCCGGCAACCACCGTCGGCTGCCACTGCCGGAAACCACTGCCGGAAAACTACTCCGGCCACTGCCTGCCAACACCGCCATCATCAATGGCCGATTCATCGCaagagatattttttttttttttgttcggaattttttttaggaacttatgaatttctagcttgcaccatggtacaggcttatgaatttctagcttgcaccatggtacaggcttatgaattttaagcttgtaccatggtgcaAGCTAGAAATTCATAAACCTGTACCATGGTGCAAGCTAgaaattcataagtctatattatttacgtttttgatttgttgttgcatttgatttaatgttatcggaaaaaataaatagagacttatgaattttgagCTCCAACCATGGTGAAGGCTTATGAATTTCTAGCTtgcaccatggtacaagcttaaaattcataagcctataccatggtgcaagctagaaattcataagcctgtaccatggtgcaagctagaaattcataagcctgtaccatggtgcaagctagaaattcataagttcctaaaaaaaattctgaacaaaaaaataataatttacctCTTGCGATGAATCGGCCATTGATGATGGCGGTGTTGGCAGGCAGTGGCCGGAGTAGTTTTCCAGCGGTGGCAGCCGGTGGTGGTTGCCGGCGGTGGCAGCCGACAGTAGTTTTCGGCGACGGTGATATCCGGAGGTGGTGGTCAAGATTGGGGTGGGAAAGTAAAAGGTAAATGAGGATGTTAATTGTTGAAAAGGGAGGGTAAATATAGGAGGGTATATGGGTAAATGAATGGGGCGGctttgagtaatatggggcggtaaatagtaagcccctTATCTTTTGctctgatatgtgtgttgccaTATATATCAcattgatacgaatttaacaagatctcacttaactatgtttgtttttacttaatgtgaaagaataattGTCAAAGTTAATTAATAAATAGTGTCCAAAAAAGAAACGCCGCATCTATTACGGAACGGAGGAAGCATGTACTTGTTCCTCTCCGAATGATACCAATGAAAAAACAGATTTACAAAAAGACCAGTCACCAGTCCAACGTGTAAGACTCTTATTGGGTATCACACGTGGCTGTGGGTCCATCCGAAGGGTTtttcatcttcatcatcataCCGTCACGTTTCGCGAACTTCTTCTCTGGATCATCTTCCACTCTCTGAAAACAAAAACTCAAATCACATCACATTCTTTGAGAGAAAACGAAATGCAGAGATTAGCAATAATCTTGCTAACCATTACATGCTTATTGTGCGCGCATTCCAATGCATTGTACAGCGCTCAATCACCTGTTCTTCAGCTCACTCCCTCCAATTTCAAGTCTaaggtttgttcttttttttttcttcttccaaTTTTTGATAAAGATCTGATTTAGGAAATCATTCGATTTTCTGATTTGTTCGTCGCTTtttttgattgattataattctgTATAGTTCCATTTTTATGTTTTGATCTGATAAATTAGTTTATCTTTCTGTATTTCGGGTTTCTGACGATGGGCGTATTTAGATTTATGCGTTGTTTGAATACATTTTCTGAGTAGTACTTCCCAGCTCAATGCATTTATCTAGGTTTTGATTGAAACTATGCATTTCTTTTCTGGGTTTTAAATGGTATGAATGAAATCGGCTTGAAATTGGACTAGTTAGAGGAAGAATTCTGATGTGATGGGTATAAACGGCAGGTTTTGAATTCAAATGGGGTCGTTTTGGTGGAATTTTATGCGCCATGGTGTGGTCATTGTCAATCTTTAACACCAATATGGGAGAAGGCGGCAGCGGTCTTGAAAGGCGTGGCTACTGTTGCAGCACTTGATGCTGATGCCCACAAATCCCTGGCTCAGGTTGGTCTTTAGATAATTATCTCAAGTTTTATTGCCATTTGTGGTTGTTTCTGCGGCTGATAAGTAATTCACAGTGTCTAAGGGTTCAATTGTTGAAATGCTGATATAAATTTGTTGTTCcttactattttgaaaatttgTGGTTATTAGTAAGCATTCCTGatgtgaagaagaagaaaaggtgAAAGATCAAACATTGTTGTACTTTCGCTAGAAAAGTTGCTGATGATTCAGTTGTGTATTTACTCGGAGTTTTCCATTTTATTCCTGATAATTATCTAAACTTCTAATATAATTGTTTTTTATAATAATGAAGGAATATGACATCAAAGGATTCCCATCAATAAAGGTATTTGTACCTGGGAAGGGTCCTGTTGATTACATGGGAGCAAGGGATGTCAAACCTATTGCAGAATTTGCTCTCCAGCAGGTTAGTAATTTTCCTTAGTAGTTCGTGCTCTGTGTACATCCAGTTGCATGGCTCTTTAATTGTGTATTAGGTGCTAATGGAAGTCAGATAAGCACTCAAACCAAAACCCTTTGTAATTTAATGTTGGAAACCTTATACTTATCTGTTTCCTTTGTACTTAATGTTGTGTGAGATTTGTCACTGAATCATCCACTACTAGTTTAGGTATTGAATGACCTTTTTATGTAAACCCTAGAATCTTGATTGGGTAAACATTGACTGATGTACTTTTTACATCAAAAATTCTTTTACAACAAAAATTGgagtccggatcctctagagttttaataaaactctacaaggtagagttgtatctaaaccatacattttaaaatcaatggttCGTATTAGTTGGAAGGGGAAATCACGGGGTggatattgatgagaaaaaatagggggattttggaaagataatatatgagccattgatttttcattcaatggttgatattgctcaaactctaccttgtagagttatttagaactctagaggatccaaacctttgagatttttaatttgtttgacCAAGTCTGTTGTATTCCAACGGAAAATGCTCAAGGCATTGAAGGGTGAATATTACCAAAAGAAGTCCTTATGTTGATATGATGGTGTATTGCCTTTAGACTTGCAAGTTGCAACTTTTTGCAATAAAGGACTTTTTTCAATGGCTTTTCAAGTTAGCAGTTAAGTACTCGTATTTAATTCTTTATCTCCTTTGTTTCAAGTAAATGAATCGATTTTCATAGTCATACTTGATCTTAATAAGTGCATAGGCGTGGC contains these protein-coding regions:
- the LOC110791483 gene encoding centromere/kinetochore protein zw10 homolog isoform X2 produces the protein MDAVLKSIDVRDLLSAADLDDPSSPLSAPDLRLLIHRLDAHSQHIKSTVQSYLLSHHSHFADLLSLSSSTFSDSLSLSSNLHSLLSLFSHGNDHRQILSLLKEIQSTVADLDATKNQASIMRVIVKLSENLGNVKELMRIGDVFAAAKCVKNLKTALRVGDVDEERENEEVVVYGLLRNQWLLCFEEIQDLLVKFMNNAVSYDTDFGGIRVVYRSGVGEAHGVELRTVMEAMDALGILDYGLARTADLFIKHAIAPALNFNSPVSFLEESSGSLVEGSDKILKIVSSSESKTDDIDSDALFSRMTIVVKFIHQYICLENDPWMRCFGRLTWPRMSDLIISNFLSKVVPDDASKLVDFQKIMNSSSEFETVLKEVMFISDSDKNDERLSNFADNVEVHFAVRKKREMLANARQLILQCDFTVPEEFSSKGPKFRNNRYNDCAVNLLFSSERCIVSLAACQLMKLVHQTLKDVCLSSPRVALEFYHAARDVLLLYEATIPIKYRPDFPSFLKEHAVFVDIAPRLQLLAEDILQQHIQVTISNLKEAVDGADGFQNTHQMPQYESVKFSLERVIFIIEKVRILWEPVLLPSTYKRCMCMALESVFSRISQDILLLDDIAAEESLQLQRLIQSLLESLAPLLEALTTIKNDKNSDQSYSRPLEADIPSLGKILKLAELLDMPLKSITEAWEIGDLYGCGFILTEVVDFIKALFTDSPLRKDCLTRIYRINF
- the LOC110791483 gene encoding centromere/kinetochore protein zw10 homolog isoform X1, with the protein product MDAVLKSIDVRDLLSAADLDDPSSPLSAPDLRLLIHRLDAHSQHIKSTVQSYLLSHHSHFADLLSLSSSTFSDSLSLSSNLHSLLSLFSHGNDHRQILSLLKEIQSTVADLDATKNQASIMRVIVKLSENLGNVKELMRIGDVFAAAKCVKNLKTALRVGDVDEERENEEVVVYGLLRNQWLLCFEEIQDLLVKFMNNAVSYDTDFGGIRVVYRSGVGEAHGVELRTVMEAMDALGILDYGLARTADLFIKHAIAPALNFNSPVSFLEESSGSLVEGSDKILKIVSSSESKTDDIDSDALFSRMTIVVKFIHQYICLENDPWMRCFGRLTWPRMSDLIISNFLSKVVPDDASKLVDFQKIMNSSSEFETVLKEVMFISDSDKNDERLSNFADNVEVHFAVRKKREMLANARQLILQCDFTVPEEFSSKGPKFRNNRYNDCAVNLLFSSERCIVSLAACQLMKLVHQTLKDVCLSSPRVALEFYHAARDVLLLYEATIPIKLERQRDIINQAAVLMHNDCLYLSQEILGLAFEYRPDFPSFLKEHAVFVDIAPRLQLLAEDILQQHIQVTISNLKEAVDGADGFQNTHQMPQYESVKFSLERVIFIIEKVRILWEPVLLPSTYKRCMCMALESVFSRISQDILLLDDIAAEESLQLQRLIQSLLESLAPLLEALTTIKNDKNSDQSYSRPLEADIPSLGKILKLAELLDMPLKSITEAWEIGDLYGCGFILTEVVDFIKALFTDSPLRKDCLTRIYRINF